CGACAGGTTTGGCAATTTTCAAAAGGGAATGGGCGAAGATATTTTGTTGCAGCCCTCGGCGCTGTGTATGGGGCCTGAGCGGACGCTGATTGTGGCGGATACGGGTCACCATCGCATTGTGGTGTTTGATCTCGATTCTGGTGGGGTTGCAGGCTCTTTGGGCGGTCCCGATCCGGGAAAGGGTGCGATGGCGTTTCAGTTTCCGCGGGGTGTCGCACTTGGCCGCGCTGGCAGGTTGTTCGTTCTGGATTCGGGCAATGGGCGCATTCAGAAGTTGCAATTGCAAGTTTCAAGGGTGAAGTGAAAAGTGTGAAGTAGGGGACGGTGTACAACTGGTCGCAGTTCAGACCAGTTCACTGTGAAGTGTAAGGCCGGGATGTTCCGCGGGGGCGGGATGTCCTATTTTTTTTAGATGCGAGACATGAGAGATGAATTTTAGCACCCTTCGCATTGCTCGGGGCATTGTATTTTTTTTCGTCTGTGTTGTGACGGCATACGCGCAGGTGCCCGTGCCAGAGCAGTTTACGCTGTTCGATGGGGAGCGGGTGTTTCAGGCAGATGGAAGCCGCGGGCCTTTTTCGATTTCCGATCGCGCTATTGAGGCGGCGAGCGAACGGGTTTGGGTGGATGGGGTGTTGCTCATTCGGGATCGGGATTATGTGGTGGATGCCGATCGCGCGTTGCTGACGCTTTTGCGAGATGTTGCGCGGGGTGTGGAGATTGTGGTGCGTTTTAGGCAGCGCCCTCTGGTGACCGCGCCTGTGGTTCAGCGTCGCCGGTTTCAACCGGGGAGAGGTGGTGATCAGCCGGTTGTGCGCGTGTTTTCTCCGCCTGTTGTGCGAGATAGGGATGAAGAACAGAAGTTGACGATTGGCGGTCATAAGAGTATTTCCGTGACCGCGGGATCTCAACACGCGGTCCATCAGGCTTTGCAGTTGCGTATTTCAGGCGAGGTCGCCGAGGGGGTCAATTTACTGACCGTGCTATCCGATCGCAATTTGCCAATAGGCGAGCAGGGTGGGTCAAAGCGGTTGCAGGAATTGGATCGCGTGTTTTTTCAGGTTGACGCCGATCAGGTATCGGCTACGCTTGGAGACCTCGATGTGGCGTTTGACGAAACTGTGTTTGGGCGCTATCGGAGGCAGTTGCAGGGCGCACGCGTGTTGGCCCATCGGGAGAAGGGGCAGGTTGCGGCTTTTGGGGCGGTGTCGCGGGGGCGTTGGGAAACGCGGCGGCTGGTGACGGTTGAGGGGTTTCAGGGTCCTTATTCATTGTCGGGTGGCGGGTTGAGGGGGCAAATTGTGCCGGAGTCTGAGCGCGTGTATCTCAATGGGCGATTGCTCAACCGCGGGGATGGGGCAGATTATACGATTGATTACGAGCGCGGGCATGTGGCGTTTATGCCTGAGATACCGATTGGCGTGGAGAGCCGCGTTACAGTGGAATATCAGGTGCTTGATGCCGGTATGAGAAGCCGGTTGATGGGTATGGAGTCCAGTGTATCCCCTGCTGAAGGGGTATCTGTAGGGACAACGCTGATTCGAGAGTCTGATCGTTCTGCATTATCGCCCGGACCTACTGCGGTGCAGCGTCAGTTGGGGGTGGTGTATGCGACGTACACGCCGTGGTCAAATGCGCGCGTTTCTGGGGAGGTTGCCCTGAGTGATCGGAATTCGGGAAGTGGGCGCGGGGTTCGCATGGATGGTGCGTTTGCAGGGCGCGATTTTGAAGTCACGGGTCGGTTTCGCCAGGTTGGGGCCGATTTTGAAGCATTTGAGCGATTGGATAGGGGGCGGGCGGCTGGACGATGGGGTTGGCAAGCCGATACTGCGCGAACTGCCCAACGCGAGGGCGAGGTGGCTGTGCGTTGGGATTTGGGCAAGGCGCTTTCTGTTACCGGGGAATACGGACAGCATGTGGGTGTTGTGAGGACAGATCGGAAGAGTGTGGGGATTCGTTCGCCTGTGGGGATGTACCGCTATGAGTCGCTCGGGCGCGGTAGCGGCGGGATGCGCCGGCACGAGGGGCAGGTTGAAGTGTCGATGGGGGAGGTTGTGCCGGGGTTTCGTTTTTCACTGGAAAATGGGGTGGGCGATGGGGTGGGTAGCAGTTCGCTTTTTTATGCCACACGTCCGCGCGTTTTGCCTCAGGGCATTGACAAACAGGAGTTGGTGTGGCACCTGGGCATTGGCGAAGGGCGAAATTGGTCGTGGATATCGGAGTTGAAATATCGGAAGTTCAGGCAGCGAGAAACAGTGTGGCAGGATAGTTTGCGCGGGTGGTTGCATACCCACAGGGCACAGGTGACAAATTGGAGGGGCTGGATTTTTTCGGGTTCTTATACGCACGGAGAAATCCAGATTGGGCGCGAACGTCAGCAGACGACGCATCTGGGGCGCGTGCGGTTGGGGCATAATCGTCCTGGCTCGTCGCATCAGATAACGTATCGCGTTTCGAGTACGCGGGTCAGTCAGCCCATTTTTGTCGAGGTGGCACCCGGGCTGGGGGAATATATCTGGGAGGATGCCAATGGCGATGGTTTGCGCGATGTGGAAGAGTTTGTGCCCGATGTCGATGGCGATTATGTGCGGGTTTATGATTACGGGCAGTTTGCACCTGCACGCGATGGCGCACTGGGCATGCGCGTGGAGATTGATTTTCGGCGTTTGATTGGGGATGCGCACTTTTTGTCCGCTGTTGCGGTGGATGCATCGCTGCGTGCAGAGCGGCAGATTGCGATTGGGACAAAGCACGCGGCTCCCTGGGATCTGTTTGGTTTTGATGCGGATGCTGGGATTTTGGGCGCTCGGAGAGACGGATTGGTGCGTCTTTATTTGTTTCGGTATCACAAACGGGGATCGCTGCGTTTGACTGCGCGCGTGCGCGATCAGGTCAATCGGGCGTTTTACGGGGGTGCTGCCGAATCTTTTGTGCAGGGTGGCGCGTTGGGAAAATTGAGGCCTGTCAATCGCTTTGAACTGGAGACGGAATTTGATTTGGGGCACAGAGCGCGCGAAGGCGCAGGTGCTTTTGCCTATCGCATTGATGGTGCGAGTGGTGTGCTGCGCTGCGCGTTCAGGTCTGCGCGTAAATGGTATTTGCGTTTGGGCGTTTTGGGTGGGCGAGATTGGGAAGGTATCCGGGCGTTGCGCGCGTGGCATATCGGCGTTCAGCCGGAGGTGATTTACGCTTTGCCTGGTCGCGGGCGATTGCGCGGGCGATTGGATTGGACGCGGGTGTGGGCGACGGATACAGCACCCTTATTTTTGGGGTTGGCAAGGGGCAATCGCCAGGGGCAGAACTGGGCGTGGCGATTGGGGATGGATTACCGCTTTGGCAAATACGTATCGGCGCGGGTGATGTACGATGGGCGCGTAAGACCTGCTCGTCAGACCATACATCTCGGGCGCGTGGAGATGCGGGCGGTGTTTTGATCCGCAGATGGACGCAGATGGACGCAGATAAAAAATCATTTGTAGGGGCGGTGCCCCTGTGCCGCCCGTCGTGCAAAGGTGCAGATGAATACGGATAAACACATAAGCGTGTGGCGGTATTTGCTTTTTGCGATTTGGATGGTTTGTATTGTGTCCAGCGCGGGGGGAGAGGTGCGTGCGATTGTGAAGCGCGTGGAGGTTGAAGGTGCGCGGTCTGTAAGTGCGCGCGATGTGCGGGGGTGGTTGGTTACGCGGGCGGGTGTTGCGGTGGATTCGGCGTTGTTGCGAAAGGATGTTTACCGCATTTTGAAGGGGTATCAGGCGCGTGGATTCTGGCATGTGGCGGTGGCTTTTTCTATGCGCGCGGGCGATGCGGCGGTGGCTTTTGCGATTGTTGAAGGGGTGCGAACGCGGGTCGCGTCTGTGGATGTGCGCGGTGATTTGATTTTTGATCGATCTGATGTGCTTATGACATTTGGTCTGGCGCAGGGTATGGTGTTGCTTGAGAGCGATTTGAACCAGCGGTTGGATCATTTGTTGCGTTTTTATGAAGACCGGGGCTATCCGTTTTGCGCGTTGCGTCCAGATGTGCGATTTGACGGCGATGGGGCATGGGTGCAGGTGGAGGTGTCGCCCGGTCCTCTGGTGCATGTCGATACGGTGCGTTTTGAGGGCAATGAAACGACGCGGGAAGATGTTTTGTTGCGGCACATTTCGTTTGTTGCGGGCGAGGTCTATGACCAGCGTCGCGTGGATGCTTTTGTGAGGCAGTTGCAGATTTTGCCGTTTATTGACCGGGTTTATACGCCTGAACTGGTATCTGCCGGTGATGAGATGGCACTTGTAATCAGTGTAGAGGAGTCGCGCCACACGCGCGTTGAAGGGGTGCTCGGTGTGGGGTCTGGACAGGGTTTGACCGGGGAGATCGCGCTCGATGTTCTGAATTTTTCCGGTGGGGGACGAGAGGGGTACGCGCTGTGGTCGCGGCAGGGTGTGGGGTTGTCGAATTTGCGCTTGTCGTATCGCGAACCCTATGTTTTAAATAGTCCGCTTTCCGGTTGGGGTGCGGTGGAGATGGTTGCGCGCCCGGGGTATGTGACGCATAAGTTTGGGGGTGGCGCAGATGTTTCTGTGGGTGGGGGCGCGCGGTTTTTTGGCGGTGTTGCACACAGGCGCGTTTTGCCCGATTCCTCGGGGTTGGAATTTTTCGAGGCTGAGAGGATGTGGTCTATCGAGTCGGGTGTTCGATTTGATCGGCGAGGGCATGCTATGGGCGGTTGGAAAGCGGAGATCCGGGGAGAGGTTGGCGAGGTTTCTGATGGGGTTCGGCGGGTGCAGTGGGGTGTTGATGGACAGGTGTTTTTGCCTGTGGGCAGGCAGTCTGTTGTTGCGGGTCGAGCGCGGGTTTTTTGGGTGGGACAAAAGGGGGATGTGCCGCAGTCTGCTGGCATCTGGCTGGGGGGCGCACAATCGCTGCGGGGCTATCGGGAAGAGATGTTCTGGGGAACAAATGCGGGGTGGGTCAATGTGGAATGGCGGTGGTTGATAGGACCGAAAGCGCGGCTTTTTGCTTTTGTCGATGCGGGGCGGATTGAAGGGGCAGAGATGCGTTCATGGCCTGTGTCCTACGGCATTGGTCTTTTGGCAAATGGACGGATGGGCGCAGTTGGAATAGATTATGGGTTGCCACGGGGCGAAAGTCTGGGACAGGGTATGGTGCATGTGCGGATGGTTAGTGCGTTTTAGCTGGTTAAATTCGCGTTGACATCCATACGCTCGGGGCGTATTCTGTGTCGTTTCTGAACTTTTGAGAGAAATTATTCATTCACAGGGAGGGCCTTATGTTGAACAGGATTCGCAGTGTGATGATGGTAATGCTTGCCACAGGTCTCATGTGGGGCTGTGGCGGCGAGCGCGGGATGGAGTCTTCCGGGGTAGATGAGCAGATTGGACGTCCGTTGAGTAAAATGGCTGTAGCGGGTAGTGGTATGTCTCAAGCGACGGTGGTGGCGACTGTGTCGGAAGATGACGCGCCTATGGCAGGTGTGATGGTCGAGTTTGCGCGTTCTATTGCCGGGCAGGTGTCCGATTATCAGTGGTCGGGTATGACTGATGATATGGGGCGCGTTACGGTGGAGCTATCCGGTCCGGCAACGGGATATTATCAGGCGCGCGCGTCTCAGGATGGCTCTGTGATAGGGCGCTGGTCGAGTATCCCGATTAATGGAGGCTATACGTCAACAGTTGCGTTGCCCATTGGTGGGATGGCGCAGGTGACGGGTACGTCTAAACTCATATCAGTTGGCCTGGTTGTGTCTCGAACAGGGCGGTTATCCGAGATTGGACAGGGATTTATCAATGGCTTTGAAATGGCTCTTGAAGAGGTGAACTCACAACTGAGTGATGCGACTTTGAGATTTATTGTCGAGGATGATCAGAGCACCATAGAAGGCGCTACTGCAGCTTATAATAAACTCATTTATGAAGATGGCGTACCGGCCATTCTCGGTGTTTATACTTCTACCATGGTGCGTGCGGTATTTCCCATTGCACAGGAAAATGAGGTTGTGGCGATTAGCCCCACTTCGGCTGCACGCGGTCTCAGCGCGATTGGCGATTTTGTTTTTCGCGTCGCCCTTACTGTTGATGCGCTGATTCCGGGGGGTGTAAAACTGACGCGGGAAAAATTGGGCTATGAGCGCGTGGTTACGATGTATCAAAGCATGGATGTTTTTTCGCAGAGCAGCGACGAGGTGCTAAAGCAGGCCTTTAGTGAGAATGGGGTCGAGGTTCTGGCTACTGAGACTTTTGAAATCGGCGCTATGG
The genomic region above belongs to Gemmatimonadota bacterium and contains:
- a CDS encoding BamA/TamA family outer membrane protein, whose amino-acid sequence is MNTDKHISVWRYLLFAIWMVCIVSSAGGEVRAIVKRVEVEGARSVSARDVRGWLVTRAGVAVDSALLRKDVYRILKGYQARGFWHVAVAFSMRAGDAAVAFAIVEGVRTRVASVDVRGDLIFDRSDVLMTFGLAQGMVLLESDLNQRLDHLLRFYEDRGYPFCALRPDVRFDGDGAWVQVEVSPGPLVHVDTVRFEGNETTREDVLLRHISFVAGEVYDQRRVDAFVRQLQILPFIDRVYTPELVSAGDEMALVISVEESRHTRVEGVLGVGSGQGLTGEIALDVLNFSGGGREGYALWSRQGVGLSNLRLSYREPYVLNSPLSGWGAVEMVARPGYVTHKFGGGADVSVGGGARFFGGVAHRRVLPDSSGLEFFEAERMWSIESGVRFDRRGHAMGGWKAEIRGEVGEVSDGVRRVQWGVDGQVFLPVGRQSVVAGRARVFWVGQKGDVPQSAGIWLGGAQSLRGYREEMFWGTNAGWVNVEWRWLIGPKARLFAFVDAGRIEGAEMRSWPVSYGIGLLANGRMGAVGIDYGLPRGESLGQGMVHVRMVSAF
- a CDS encoding ABC transporter substrate-binding protein, with the protein product MLNRIRSVMMVMLATGLMWGCGGERGMESSGVDEQIGRPLSKMAVAGSGMSQATVVATVSEDDAPMAGVMVEFARSIAGQVSDYQWSGMTDDMGRVTVELSGPATGYYQARASQDGSVIGRWSSIPINGGYTSTVALPIGGMAQVTGTSKLISVGLVVSRTGRLSEIGQGFINGFEMALEEVNSQLSDATLRFIVEDDQSTIEGATAAYNKLIYEDGVPAILGVYTSTMVRAVFPIAQENEVVAISPTSAARGLSAIGDFVFRVALTVDALIPGGVKLTREKLGYERVVTMYQSMDVFSQSSDEVLKQAFSENGVEVLATETFEIGAMDLSEQFSRIVALNPDAIFVSALPAGRAQALIDGGQHGIPILIPLLTLDEVERAGKAAEGAISFTYWSSTGNVPANRAFVEDYMARYGVEPGRYAAAAYATVHIFAKAIADAPSYDSRAIRDALAQIENLDTILGSFSFDANGDAVYDPAVLIVKDGKFEVFDTKTALATIGETNESSVSGKAIFTQIGDNIKLVVSLANASAGEHAVHIHATGDCSAPDGTSAGGHWNPTGVAHGKWGEGEFHLGDIGNMTVDDQGMGKIELTTNLWEMNTGSDIDIVGKAIIVHAGADDFVSQPSGNAGARIGCGVIELGQ